The nucleotide sequence TCGCCGAGCGCGCCGAGGAACGAGGTCGTCGAATCGTGCGCCAGGATCACCTCGCGCACCGCGGGGTCGTCGATGCGGGCGAGGAGGGCCGCAGCATCCGATTCCCGCGTGGTGAGGCCCGAGACACCGGCGCTCACGACGGAGACCTCGGCGCCCGTCCGCTCGATCGCGGCGCGGGTGACGGCGGCGAGCTGGGGGATGAGCGGCTCGCCGGTGCGGATGCCCGGGAACACGAAGTCGTGCTCGCGCACGCGCACTTTGATGCCGGTCTGGCCCGCGTCGATCGCGATCACCGCGGCGGTCACGCGACCCCCGCCGGGAGGGCCGTGCGCTCCGCGCGGAGATGCTCGTCCGCGGGCTTGCCGCATGCGCAGTCGTCGTTCGCGCGAGGTTCCTCCACGGAGTACGCCCGCGCGGGAATGTCCCACGACATCAATCCCCCCCTCACGCGCGCTGTTCGCGCGCCTCGAACATGATCCTGTCGTACCGCAGTTGCTCGTCGCCCGAAACCTCACAGGGCAAGGACCAGCTGTTCGGCCGGTCTGGGAAGAGGCCATGGGGCGGCTGCTGCCGTGATGCCCTGGCAGATCCAGCGCCGAGGCGCGGCTGCTAGAGCAGGTCGCCGAAGAAGCGGGCTTGCTTCGGGAACTGGAACGCCTGGCCGCCCTCGTGACCGTTGTGCGTGTAGACCTCGATCTGCTTCGTCGCGGTCGAGTGGCGGTTGAACGCCGCGTACACGGTGGACGGCGGGCAGATGGTGTCCATGAGCGCGACGGAGTAGAGGGCCGCAGCATCCGCTCGCTTCGCCATGTTCACGCCGTCGAAGTACGACAGCGTCTCGAACACGCGCTCGTCGCGACCGCGGTGGACCGCGAGATAGCGCACGACCTCCTGGTACGGGTCATCGCCCGTGAGGCCGACGGCGCGCTCGAAGTGGCAGAGGAACGGCACGTCGGGCATGACGGCGACGATGTCGTCCGACAGGCCTGCCGCTGCGATCGCGATGCCGCCGCCCTGGCTCGCGCCGCACAGTGCGATGCGGCCGGCATCGATCTGCGGCAGCGTGCGCACCGCGTCGACAGCGCGCACGGCATCCGTGAAGACGCGGCGGTAGTAGTACGTCTCAGGGTCCTCGATGCCGCGCGTCATGAAGCCCGACGAGGAGGGTCCGGTGCCGTGCGGGTCGAGGGTGTCGCCGCCGGAGCCCCACATCGATCCCTGGCCGCGAGTGTCCATGAAGAGGTGCGCGTAACCCGCGGCTGCCCAGCCGAGGCGCTCGCCGGCGAGACCGCGTCCGCCGCCGTAGCCCTGGTACTCGACGACCGCGGGGAGCGGGCCCCCGGCGCCGGTGGGGAGCGTCAGCCACGCCTTGATCGGGTCGCCGCCGAAGCCGGGGAACGTCACGTCGAAGATGTCGACCAGTGCGTACGGCGTCTCGAGGCGCACGAGGTCGGGGGACGCATCCCACTGCCGCGACTGCGCGAGGGTCTCGGCCCAGAAGGCGTCGAAGTCGGCGGGTTCGCGAACGTCGGGGGCGTAGTCCGCGAGTTCCGCGGGGGACAGATCGAATCTCGGCACGCGCTCACCCTAGCGCGTCGCGCGGAAGCGTTTCGACGCCGCAGGCCGAGAAGGCGACGGGGTCTCGATGGGGGAGGGGTATTCGAGGCCCCGCCGCCGGTCTCTGAGCGCCCGGCGGGCGCTGTGTGGGGAAGTCTTCGGGTCGATCGTGCGGCTTTGCGTCAGAGGCGGATCTCTGCGATGACTTCACCGTACTCGGTCTCGCCGACCGGTGTGAAGCCCACGCGCTCGAAGAATGCCTGCGGACCGCCTTCGCCGGCCTCGTAGATGACGTTCACGTGGTCCATTCCGCGGTTCCGGGCCTCTTCGAGGAGCCCGGCCACCGCGAAGCGGCCGACGCCGCGGCCCTGGTCGTCGGCGTCGACGTTGATGCGCCAGAGCACCGAGCGGAAGTGCTCCTGCGGATCGTCGGGGTCGAAGTTGCCGCTGACGAAGGCGACGACCTCCTCGCCGTCGAGGACCACGCGCTGCCAGGTCGTCTGCGGGTTCACGACCGTCGCGGCGATGCCGTAGCTCACCGGCGACAGGTACTCCTCCTGGCCGGGCTTGAGCGACATATTGTTGACCGCCACGATGGTCGCGGCGGACAGTTCGACGAGTCGCAGTTCACCCATGGACCACAGGCTAGCCCCCATGGCGAGATCCGGCATCGTCGGAGTCTCGGATTAACACGGAGTTCATACGGAGAAGTATCTTGACGTCGAGATATCTCGGCCGCTTGCGATAGGCTGAACGCCGACCCGCAAGAAGGACGTGACTGGTGACCGACTCGACCATCATCTACACCTACACCGACGAGGCGCCGGCCCTCGCGACCGCCTCATTCCTGCCGATCGTGCAGGCCGTGACCCGCCAGGCGGGAGTGGACGTCGAGACGCGCGACATCTCGCTCGCGGGCCGCATCCTCGCGGCGTTCCCGCAGAGCCTGACGCCCGAGCAGCAGGTCGGCGACGCGCTGGCCGAGCTCGGCGGTCTCGCGACGCTCCCCGAGGCCAACATCATCAAGCTGCCGAACATCTCGGCCTCCATCCCGCAGCTCAAGGCCGCGATCGCCGAGCTGCAGGCGCAGGGCTACGACATCCCGGACTACCCGGACGAGGCGCAGTCCCTCGAAGACAAGGACGTGCGCGCGCGCTACGACCGCATCAAGGGCTCGGCCGTGAACCCCGTGCTCCGCGAGGGCAACAGCGACCGCCGTGCGCCGCTGTCGGTGAAGAGCTACGCGCGCAAGCACCCGCACCGCAACAAGGCGTTCGGCGAGGGCTCGAAGACCCGCGTCGCGACGCTCGGCCACGACGACTTCAAGTCGAACGAGAAGACCACCGTCATCCCCGCCGACGACGTGCTCTCGATCCGCTTCGTCGCCGCCGACGGCACCACGACGGAGCTGAAGACCGGCATCAAGGTGCTCCCCGGCGAGATCGTCGACGGCACATTCCTCTCGGCGGCCGCGCTCGACGCGTTCCTCGCCGAGACGCTCGAGACGGCCAAGAGCGAGGATGTGCTCTACTCGGTGCACCTCAAGGCCACGATGATGAAGGTCAGCGACCCGATTATCTTCGGTCACGTCGTGAAGGCGTACTACGCCGACGTGTTCGACACCTTCGGCGACAAGATCGCCGAGGCGGGCCTCACCCCCAACGACGGACTGGGCGCGATCCTCGCAGGCCTGGCGGACGTCGAGGGCGGTGGCGAGATCGCCGCCGCGTTCGCCGCCGCGACCGACACCCCGCGCCTGTCGTACGTGAACTCCGACAAGGGCATCACCAACCTCCACGTGCCGTCCGACGTCATCGTCGACGCGTCCATGCCCGCGCTCGTCCGCAACGGCGGCAAGCTGTGGGGCGCCGACGGCGGCGAGGCCGACACCCTGGCCGTCATCCCCGACTCGTCGTACGCGGGCGTCTACCAGACCGTGATCGACGACGTCATCGCGCACGGCCCGCTCGACCCCGCGACCATCGGCACCGTCCCGAACGTCGGTCTCATGGCGCAGGCCGCCGAGGAGTACGGCAGCCACGACAAGACCTTCGAGCTCGCCGCTGCCGGCACCGTCCAGGTCGTGAACCATGCCGGCGACGTGCTCCTCGAGCATGCCGTGCAGCAGGGCGACATCTGGCGCGCGACCCAGACCAAGGACGTCGCGATCCGCGACTGGGTGAAGCTGGCGGTCGCGCGCGCTCGCGCCACCGGCGCCCCCGCGGTGTTCTGGCTCGATGAGAACCGCTCGCACGACGCGGCGCTCATCGCCAAGGTCAAGACGTACCTCGCCGACCACGACACCGACGGGCTCACGATCGAGATCCTCGCCCCCGCCGCGGCGACCCAGTACTCGCTGGACCGCCTGCGCAAGGGCGAAGACACCATCTCGGTGACCGGCAACGTGCTGCGCGACTACCTCACCGACCTGTTCCCGATCCTCGAGGTCGGCACGAGCGCCAAGATGCTGTCCATCGTCCCGCTCCTCGCGGGGGGCGGCCTCTTCGAGACCGGCGCGGGCGGCTCGGCCCCCAAGCACGTGCAGCAGCTCCTCGCCGAGGACTACCTGCGCTGGGACTCGCTCGGCGAGTTCTTCGCGCTCGCCGCGTCGCTGGAGCACCTGGCCGACTTCACCGGCAACGTGAAGGCGCGGGTGCTGGCCGACACGTTGGATGCCGCCACGGGCACGTTCCTCGAGAACGACAAGTCGCCCGGCCGCGCGCTCGGCACGATCGACAACCGCGGCAGCCACTTCTATCTCGCGCTCTACTGGACGCAGGAGCTCGCGAAGCAGCAGGCCGACCCCGAGCTCGCGGCGGCCTTCGGTCCCGTGGCCGAGGCGCTCGCGGCGAACGAGCAGAAGATCGTCGAAGAGCTCCTCGCGGTTCAGGGCTCGGCCGTCGAGATCGGCGGCTATTATCGCCCGGACGCCGACCTGGTCGCGGGTGTCATGCGGCCGTCGCAGACCTTCAACGAGGTCATCGACGCGCTCTGACGACGAACACGCGAGAGGGCCGGATGCTGCAGCATCCGGCCCTCTCGCGTGTGAAGCGTCCGAGGGGCGTCGTCGAGACGCGACACCTGTCAGGCGTGGACCCACACCTCGGTGCCGCGCGCCGTCCAGTCGTAGACGAACTTGGCGTCGTCGTTCCACATGTTGACGCAGCCATGGCTCTGCGGCACTCCGAGACGGCTGCGGAACGCCGAGGCGCCGTGGAACGCGATGTCCGGCGCGAACCACGTGATCCAGGGCACGTCCTTCGTGCAATAGCTGTTCACGGCGGCCGGGTTGTAGCACAGCGCGCCCATGTCCTGGACGCGGGTGTAGGCGTTCACGGTGAAATGGCCGGTGGGCGTCGGCGTGCCGGACAGCCCCGAAGAGATCGGGTACGAGCGGATCGCGCTGCCGTTCTCGAAGAGGGTCGCTGTCTGGCTGGACAGGTCTACCTCGATCGTGCGGGCGAGCGTCGCGACGACGGGCGCGACCTCGGTCACGGGCGTCTGGAACACCGCGTCGCCCGTCGCCAGCTGGGCGGCGAAGTCTGAGGCCAGTCCGGAGGTGTCGCCGACCTCGCGTCCCGAGATCCCGGGCGCCTCCTCGCGGAGCACCTTGCCCGCCGAGTTGGTGATGACCGCGCCGTTCTCGGCCGGCCGGTCGACGGCCGCCGGAAGCCCGTCGACCACGGCCTGGATGGCCGCCTCGTCGGCGGTGATCTCGTAGGCGGCGTTCTCCGGATCGGGCGTGACGGTCAGCCAGGCGGCCAGCGTCGCCCGATCGATCGGGACGGTGCGCTCTTCGCCCACGTAGAAGCCGGCGGTGTCGAGCATGCCGTTCAGCTGCGCGGCGGTCGCATCGGCGGTCTCGGTCGAGATGGCGGCAGGGACGTCGGCGGAGACCGGGTCGAGCTGCACGCGGGTCTCGCCGGCCTCGAATGCCGCCTGGATCGCGCCCTGGACGGCGGCCACGTCGATCCCGGTGCCGGCGACCGCGGGCGTTGAGACGTACGACGCGGTTGCCGCGTCGTACGCGAGCGTCGCTTCGGTGGCGTCGGTGTAGAGCTGCGGCGCGGCCTCGCGCAGTGCTTCGGTGGCCGCCGCGGGGTCGAGCTCGATCTCCGCGTCGGTCGTGGCGAACCACGCCGTCGGGTTCCACATCGGATGCTGTGCGAACGCGGCGTCGGCGAGCGCCTGGGCATCGACTGCAGCGCCGAGCTCGGCACCGGTGACCTCGGCGTCCTCGCCGGCGCCTGTGAGCACGACGGTCGTCTCGCCGAGGCGCTGCTCGATGGCCGCCGCAGCCGCGCCGGGTGTGAGCCAGCCGACCGGCACGCCGGCGACCGCGGTGCCGGGCGCGATGAGCACGAGCGACGAGACCACGAGCCCGACCACGGCCACGCCGGCCGCCGCGCTGATCCAGAGCGCCGTGTGCTTCTTCTTCGGCTGGGGCTCGGCGGGCGCCCACGCGAAGGCGGGCGAGCCGTCCGCGGGAGCGGTAGCGGTGCCGACGGCGGTCGCCGTCTCGGCGGAGAGATCCGCAGTGGGCGCGAGAGCGGTCGCGGCTGCCGGCGTCAGCACGGCGGTCGCGACGGCGACGGTCTCTGCGTCGGTGTCGGTGTCGGTGGTGACGGATGCCTCGACCTGGGTGTCCTCGCCCTCGGGCTCGACCTTCGCGTCGTGTTCCGCCTCCGGCTCGGGGTCCGGGTGCGCTTCGGGGTCGGCGTCGTCCGCAGGCTCGGCCTCGCCCTCGGGCTCGACCTTCGCGTCGTGTTCCGCCTCCGGCTCGGGGTCCGGGTGCGCTTCGGGGTCGGCGTCGTCCGCAGGCTCGGCCTCGCCCTCGGGCTCGACCTTCGCGTCGTGTTCCGCCTCCGGCTCGGGGTCGTCGGGTTGCGCCGGCGCGTCCGCGCTGTCGGCTGCGGGGGAGTCATCCGCGACCGCGGGCGCGGCGGGCTCTGCCGTTTCGGCGTCCGCCGGGGGCTCCGCATCCGTCTCGTCCACCGCCTCAGGTGCCGCAGTGTCCGCCGCTGCGGTCTGCTCGTCCTCGACGGCCTGCTCGGCCTGGACGGCGTCGCCGACGGACGCCTTTCCGGCCTGCGACTCGGTCGCCAGATTCGTCACGCCACACCCCCGACTGTGATCCACGCTTCCCCCCATGGTAGGCGACTCGCCCGGGTGCTGAGGTCACGTCCTGGTCACGCACGAACCGCCGGTCACGACCGGAAACGCGCGCCCAACCCCGTAACGATCGCGACACGGCGGATCACGGTTTTGTAAAGCATCCGCTCAAATACCCCTGAAGGGCTTGCGGAAAGATGGTTCGTAAGGTCTACTAACAAACATGTCCCACACGGAAGCGCGACGCGGGCCCTCCCATTTCGACGCGTCGCAGAGCCCCGCCACGAGCACCCGCGCCTTCATGCCCGGGCGTTCGCTCCGCCAGGGCGCGAAGGTCCTGCCCGAGCACGCTCGCGGCCACAACCGCTCGCTCGTGCTGCAGACCCTGTTCCACCAGGGCGCCATGAGCCGCGCAGATCTGTCCCGCGAGACGGGGCTCACCCGGGTCACGATCTCCGATCTCGTCGCCGAGCTCATCGCGGACGGGTTCGTCGCCGAGATCGGCGTACGCGAAGCCTCGGGGCCCGGCAAGCCGGCGATCCTCGTCGACCTCGACCACGCCGGGCACCGGATCGTCGGGCTCGACCTCTCCGGGAGCGACACCTTCATCGGCGCCGTCCTCACGCTCGACGGCGGCATCGTCGCGCGTCGCGAGGTCGCGGTGCCCGACGCCGATGCCCTCGTCGACACCGTCGTGGAGCTCGCCCGCGCCCTCGTCGCCGACTCCCACGCACCCGTGCTCGGCATCGGCGTCGGCACCCCCGGTGTCGTCGACGACCGCGGCGTCATCCTCACGGCGCCGAACTTCGGCTGGGCCGGGTTCGACCTCGAAGGTGCGCTGCGCGGCGCGCTCGGAGTCCCCGTCCTCGTCGCGAACGACGCCAACGCCGCCGTCCTGGCCGAGTACACGTTCGGCGGCGCGCCCGACGACGTGCTCCTCGTCAAGGTCGGCCGGGGTGTCGGCTCGGGTCTTCTGCTCGCCGGTCAGCCCATGCGCGGCAGCCGCTTCGCCGCGGGCGAGATCGGCCATGTCACGGTCGGCACGGATGGCGGCCCGCAGTGCGCGTGCGGCAAGGTCGGATGCCTCGAGGCTTGGCTCTCGGTGCCCTCGCTGACCTCGCGGCTGAGCGCGGCGGCCGATCCCGCCGACCACGAGGGCATCCTCCGCGACGCGGGGGAGCGGCTCGGCATCGCGCTCGCCCCCGTGGTCGGCGCCCTCGACGTGTCGGAGATCGTCCTCTCCGGCCCCCCCGAACTCCTCGGCGGCTCCCTCGCGGAGCAG is from Microbacterium sp. LWH3-1.2 and encodes:
- a CDS encoding acetylxylan esterase is translated as MPRFDLSPAELADYAPDVREPADFDAFWAETLAQSRQWDASPDLVRLETPYALVDIFDVTFPGFGGDPIKAWLTLPTGAGGPLPAVVEYQGYGGGRGLAGERLGWAAAGYAHLFMDTRGQGSMWGSGGDTLDPHGTGPSSSGFMTRGIEDPETYYYRRVFTDAVRAVDAVRTLPQIDAGRIALCGASQGGGIAIAAAGLSDDIVAVMPDVPFLCHFERAVGLTGDDPYQEVVRYLAVHRGRDERVFETLSYFDGVNMAKRADAAALYSVALMDTICPPSTVYAAFNRHSTATKQIEVYTHNGHEGGQAFQFPKQARFFGDLL
- a CDS encoding GNAT family N-acetyltransferase, which encodes MGELRLVELSAATIVAVNNMSLKPGQEEYLSPVSYGIAATVVNPQTTWQRVVLDGEEVVAFVSGNFDPDDPQEHFRSVLWRINVDADDQGRGVGRFAVAGLLEEARNRGMDHVNVIYEAGEGGPQAFFERVGFTPVGETEYGEVIAEIRL
- a CDS encoding NADP-dependent isocitrate dehydrogenase; translated protein: MTDSTIIYTYTDEAPALATASFLPIVQAVTRQAGVDVETRDISLAGRILAAFPQSLTPEQQVGDALAELGGLATLPEANIIKLPNISASIPQLKAAIAELQAQGYDIPDYPDEAQSLEDKDVRARYDRIKGSAVNPVLREGNSDRRAPLSVKSYARKHPHRNKAFGEGSKTRVATLGHDDFKSNEKTTVIPADDVLSIRFVAADGTTTELKTGIKVLPGEIVDGTFLSAAALDAFLAETLETAKSEDVLYSVHLKATMMKVSDPIIFGHVVKAYYADVFDTFGDKIAEAGLTPNDGLGAILAGLADVEGGGEIAAAFAAATDTPRLSYVNSDKGITNLHVPSDVIVDASMPALVRNGGKLWGADGGEADTLAVIPDSSYAGVYQTVIDDVIAHGPLDPATIGTVPNVGLMAQAAEEYGSHDKTFELAAAGTVQVVNHAGDVLLEHAVQQGDIWRATQTKDVAIRDWVKLAVARARATGAPAVFWLDENRSHDAALIAKVKTYLADHDTDGLTIEILAPAAATQYSLDRLRKGEDTISVTGNVLRDYLTDLFPILEVGTSAKMLSIVPLLAGGGLFETGAGGSAPKHVQQLLAEDYLRWDSLGEFFALAASLEHLADFTGNVKARVLADTLDAATGTFLENDKSPGRALGTIDNRGSHFYLALYWTQELAKQQADPELAAAFGPVAEALAANEQKIVEELLAVQGSAVEIGGYYRPDADLVAGVMRPSQTFNEVIDAL
- a CDS encoding L,D-transpeptidase family protein, with translation MTNLATESQAGKASVGDAVQAEQAVEDEQTAAADTAAPEAVDETDAEPPADAETAEPAAPAVADDSPAADSADAPAQPDDPEPEAEHDAKVEPEGEAEPADDADPEAHPDPEPEAEHDAKVEPEGEAEPADDADPEAHPDPEPEAEHDAKVEPEGEDTQVEASVTTDTDTDAETVAVATAVLTPAAATALAPTADLSAETATAVGTATAPADGSPAFAWAPAEPQPKKKHTALWISAAAGVAVVGLVVSSLVLIAPGTAVAGVPVGWLTPGAAAAAIEQRLGETTVVLTGAGEDAEVTGAELGAAVDAQALADAAFAQHPMWNPTAWFATTDAEIELDPAAATEALREAAPQLYTDATEATLAYDAATASYVSTPAVAGTGIDVAAVQGAIQAAFEAGETRVQLDPVSADVPAAISTETADATAAQLNGMLDTAGFYVGEERTVPIDRATLAAWLTVTPDPENAAYEITADEAAIQAVVDGLPAAVDRPAENGAVITNSAGKVLREEAPGISGREVGDTSGLASDFAAQLATGDAVFQTPVTEVAPVVATLARTIEVDLSSQTATLFENGSAIRSYPISSGLSGTPTPTGHFTVNAYTRVQDMGALCYNPAAVNSYCTKDVPWITWFAPDIAFHGASAFRSRLGVPQSHGCVNMWNDDAKFVYDWTARGTEVWVHA
- a CDS encoding ROK family transcriptional regulator — its product is MSHTEARRGPSHFDASQSPATSTRAFMPGRSLRQGAKVLPEHARGHNRSLVLQTLFHQGAMSRADLSRETGLTRVTISDLVAELIADGFVAEIGVREASGPGKPAILVDLDHAGHRIVGLDLSGSDTFIGAVLTLDGGIVARREVAVPDADALVDTVVELARALVADSHAPVLGIGVGTPGVVDDRGVILTAPNFGWAGFDLEGALRGALGVPVLVANDANAAVLAEYTFGGAPDDVLLVKVGRGVGSGLLLAGQPMRGSRFAAGEIGHVTVGTDGGPQCACGKVGCLEAWLSVPSLTSRLSAAADPADHEGILRDAGERLGIALAPVVGALDVSEIVLSGPPELLGGSLAEQTVETLRARTLAPSVDEGVRVRMTEQGQDIVLRGAAVMVLSGQLGVS